A region from the Gossypium hirsutum isolate 1008001.06 chromosome A08, Gossypium_hirsutum_v2.1, whole genome shotgun sequence genome encodes:
- the LOC107962979 gene encoding uncharacterized protein isoform X2: MRVLSLMAIDMIFVGLQEDPVLLVPEDTKQKPYVAIIKDISQTKDGSIMVTGQWFYRPEEAEKKGGGSWPLNDTRELFYSFHRDEVPAESVMHKCVVHFVPIHKQIPNRKEHPGFIVQKVYDTVERKLWKLTDKDYEDNKQHEIDLLVQKTLSRLGDLPDLEFDSTAAVFDQEEQLKAKRTLRKKNISPLDVTRNDEGSTRSDQSLKAETPGSCPSNTNEYYTILSKAKVLTGETHRDKWMTRLLQGVQYMCSCPDGLERERDIKSPRIANGSQEKSSNSGKSFTWPDAAVPAITALEKASHDALCSDFQKYNQKLRQLEFNLKNNAFLARRLLNGELEPSTILNMSPNELKEGLTAEETAKKEPDESERMQMTDARCSRCMEFKVGLRDIIQAGHGDRYQLECGACGHSWYASRDEAASLTIEPSLPKLPVRCDQPQLSLKNSEKLVSLRESESAVKVE; this comes from the exons ATGAGAGTTTTGAGTTTGATGGCAATCGATATGATCTT TGTTGGTTTACAGGAGGATCCGGTTCTTTTAGTTCCTGAAGATACAAAGCAAAAGCCTTATGTGGCTATCATTAAG GACATTAGTCAGACTAAAGATGGGAGCATTATGGTTACCGGGCAGTGGTTTTATCGCCCTGAAGAGGCTGAGAAAAAAGGCGGTGGAAGCTGGCCATTAAATGATACAAGGGAACTTTTCTATAGCTTCCACCGTGATGAGGTTCCAGCAGAATCCGTGATGCACAAGTGTGTGGTGCACTTTGTTCCCATACACAAGCAAATTCCAAACCGTAAAGAGCATCCAGGTTTTATTGTGCAGAAGGTCTATGACACAGTGGAACGGAAGCTTTGGAAGCTGACTGATAAAGATTATGAGGATAATAAACAGCATGAGATTGATCTTCTTGTTCAGAAAACTTTATCGCGATTGGGAGACCTTCCTGACCTTGAGTTTGATTCTACTGCTGCAGTTTTTGATCAGGAAGAGCAGTTGAAGGCAAAAAGAACTCTCAGAAAAAAGAACATTTCACCCCTTGATGTTACCAGGAATGATGAAGGAAGTACCAGGTCTGATCAAAGTTTGAAAGCTGAAACACCTGGAAGCTGTCCAAGTAATACCAATGAATATTACACAATTTTGTCGAAAGCTAAGGTGCTAACTGGAGAAACCCATCGTGATAAGTGGATGACCAGGCTTCTTCAAGGAGTTCAGTACATGTGTAGTTGTCCTGATGGCTTGGAACGTGAAAGAGACATTAAGAGTCCAAGAATTGCTAATGGATCTCAAGAGAAGAGTTCAAAT AGTGGCAAATCTTTTACATGGCCAGATGCTGCTGTTCCTGCTATCACTGCCCTTGAGAAGGCCTCACATGATGCACTTTGTTCTGATTTCCAGAAGTATAACCAGAAGTTACGGCAGCTTGAGTTCAATCTTAAG AACAATGCATTTCTAGCTCGTCGTTTACTAAATGGAGAATTAGAACCTTCAACAATACTGAACATGTCGCCAAATGAGTTAAAG GAGGGTTTAACTGCAGAAGAGACGGCCAAAAAAGAGCCTGATGAGTCAGAGCGCATGCAG ATGACTGATGCTCGATGCTCAAGATGCATGGAATTTAAAGTTGGTCTAAGGGACATCATCCAAGCAGGACATGGAGACCGTTACCAG TTGGAATGTGGTGCTTGTGGACATTCCTGGTATGCTTCTAGAGATGAGGCTGCTTCACTTACAATAGAGCCCTCACTGCCAAAGTTGCCGGTAAGGTGTGATCAGCCACAGCTAAGCCTGAAAAATTCAGAGAAGCTAGTTAGTCTCCGTGAGTCAGAATCTGCAGTGAAGGTAGAGTAG
- the LOC107962979 gene encoding titin isoform X1 encodes MRNRRVAQVSTSDDEDEVPMTRRRSRSEDKRPERKRKKMKLQDEDDEEVDEQMESNKRKKKKKQDEEEEEEPEEEGIQEDAKPIGKVVRVSRKGRGRRSHYESFEFDGNRYDLEDPVLLVPEDTKQKPYVAIIKDISQTKDGSIMVTGQWFYRPEEAEKKGGGSWPLNDTRELFYSFHRDEVPAESVMHKCVVHFVPIHKQIPNRKEHPGFIVQKVYDTVERKLWKLTDKDYEDNKQHEIDLLVQKTLSRLGDLPDLEFDSTAAVFDQEEQLKAKRTLRKKNISPLDVTRNDEGSTRSDQSLKAETPGSCPSNTNEYYTILSKAKVLTGETHRDKWMTRLLQGVQYMCSCPDGLERERDIKSPRIANGSQEKSSNSGKSFTWPDAAVPAITALEKASHDALCSDFQKYNQKLRQLEFNLKNNAFLARRLLNGELEPSTILNMSPNELKEGLTAEETAKKEPDESERMQMTDARCSRCMEFKVGLRDIIQAGHGDRYQLECGACGHSWYASRDEAASLTIEPSLPKLPVRCDQPQLSLKNSEKLVSLRESESAVKVE; translated from the exons ATGAGGAACAGAAGGGTTGCTCAGGTGTCCACTAGCGACGACGAGGATGAAGTACCGATGACTCGCAGACGGTCTCGGTCCGAAGATAAGAGACCAGAAAGGAAGAGGAAGAAAATGAAGTTACAAGATGAAGACGATGAAGAGGTGGATGAGCAGATGGAATCCaataagaggaagaagaagaagaagcaagacgaggaagaagaagaagaaccgGAGGAAGAGGGAATTCAGGAGGATGCCAAGCCGATAGGGAAAGTCGTTAGGGTTTCTCGGAAAGGGAGAGGGAGGAGGAGTCATTATGAGAGTTTTGAGTTTGATGGCAATCGATATGATCTT GAGGATCCGGTTCTTTTAGTTCCTGAAGATACAAAGCAAAAGCCTTATGTGGCTATCATTAAG GACATTAGTCAGACTAAAGATGGGAGCATTATGGTTACCGGGCAGTGGTTTTATCGCCCTGAAGAGGCTGAGAAAAAAGGCGGTGGAAGCTGGCCATTAAATGATACAAGGGAACTTTTCTATAGCTTCCACCGTGATGAGGTTCCAGCAGAATCCGTGATGCACAAGTGTGTGGTGCACTTTGTTCCCATACACAAGCAAATTCCAAACCGTAAAGAGCATCCAGGTTTTATTGTGCAGAAGGTCTATGACACAGTGGAACGGAAGCTTTGGAAGCTGACTGATAAAGATTATGAGGATAATAAACAGCATGAGATTGATCTTCTTGTTCAGAAAACTTTATCGCGATTGGGAGACCTTCCTGACCTTGAGTTTGATTCTACTGCTGCAGTTTTTGATCAGGAAGAGCAGTTGAAGGCAAAAAGAACTCTCAGAAAAAAGAACATTTCACCCCTTGATGTTACCAGGAATGATGAAGGAAGTACCAGGTCTGATCAAAGTTTGAAAGCTGAAACACCTGGAAGCTGTCCAAGTAATACCAATGAATATTACACAATTTTGTCGAAAGCTAAGGTGCTAACTGGAGAAACCCATCGTGATAAGTGGATGACCAGGCTTCTTCAAGGAGTTCAGTACATGTGTAGTTGTCCTGATGGCTTGGAACGTGAAAGAGACATTAAGAGTCCAAGAATTGCTAATGGATCTCAAGAGAAGAGTTCAAAT AGTGGCAAATCTTTTACATGGCCAGATGCTGCTGTTCCTGCTATCACTGCCCTTGAGAAGGCCTCACATGATGCACTTTGTTCTGATTTCCAGAAGTATAACCAGAAGTTACGGCAGCTTGAGTTCAATCTTAAG AACAATGCATTTCTAGCTCGTCGTTTACTAAATGGAGAATTAGAACCTTCAACAATACTGAACATGTCGCCAAATGAGTTAAAG GAGGGTTTAACTGCAGAAGAGACGGCCAAAAAAGAGCCTGATGAGTCAGAGCGCATGCAG ATGACTGATGCTCGATGCTCAAGATGCATGGAATTTAAAGTTGGTCTAAGGGACATCATCCAAGCAGGACATGGAGACCGTTACCAG TTGGAATGTGGTGCTTGTGGACATTCCTGGTATGCTTCTAGAGATGAGGCTGCTTCACTTACAATAGAGCCCTCACTGCCAAAGTTGCCGGTAAGGTGTGATCAGCCACAGCTAAGCCTGAAAAATTCAGAGAAGCTAGTTAGTCTCCGTGAGTCAGAATCTGCAGTGAAGGTAGAGTAG